The window ATCGTGGGGTCCACATGCCACATACACATTATATTAACACATCTATTCTTccacattcattttaacattcacactcattatttgtaggtcccgctgtccactcattcatcttattcttattttacattaaataaattcaatttcaaattttttaagaaatttaaattattattattttatattaataataatttgtttttatatattcagtacgcaaaataatttaattttatgagtgtcatttacttaaaattaaaaatttattataaacctaaaataaaacggtacaacatataataataaataacacttgcataaaaataaaaaaaaataaattaaatttaacagAAGATGCAAAATACTAATTCAAGGATTGTTGTTGTATTGTGACCAAATGACGAATTGCAGCCGTGCATTTTTGTAGTGGTGACAAGCCTTTTCTTCTCGCAGCATCGTCCTTTTGCTGAAAATACGGTGAACGATCCTCAAGTGCATTCACTATTCGAAAGAATAACTCTCTTCGCATGCGAAATCGTCTTCGAAATATTTGATCTGGATACACCGGGTTTGTGGAGAAATAATCATTGAAGAGCCTCGCATGCCCGGCTTCACGATTTCTTTGGATGAACCTTCTTCTTCGCCGCATCACGTTATTACTTTGATATGCTTCAACTATTTGTCGACTTTGTTGAAGTATCAATGACATTAGCTCTTTCCCCGGATCATACTCTTTGTCATCAACTTCAACTTGGACTTCGTTTTCATTTGTCGAGCTAGAGGTTGAACTACTGGAATATTGAGACATTTTGGAGTAAACATTTCAAGTATATCTGTTTGCCAAATGGTATGTTTGTAGAATGAAGAATTGTATAGTACAAAGTGTctatttatattgaaatttgCAACGGCTATATTATAACGGCTACTTTGCAACGGCTATATTCCAAAGACTATTTTGCAACGGCTATATTCACCAAAGATACTTTAAACCAATACATTAAATAAGTAACAACGTTTGGCGACGGTTTctgaaaatataattataattaaaataattcaaaacatgtAGGGGCCCATGTGTCAGCAAATCGGCGACCGTTTCTACAACCGTCATTAAgtgtgcaattttttttaaaaaataaactgacACATGTATGAACGCCCAACGTCCACTCACATTGGAGATTAACACCCCTTTAACACCCACTGTGGGTGTCCTTATTTGTTATTTTCACATATAAAGTTACAATCAATCAATCATCCCAATGACTTCAAACTATACGATATAAAATTGAACTAATATGCTATTTCATTTAACCAGCAAAAATGGAGTTTCCCTAGGATTCTTCCTTTAATCACGATACTGCCTctaatttatatacatatatttcgataaagttatatattattacatctattaattaatttatcttacATTAATCAATCGAACCActgaatttaaattataatattagatttaataaataatattattaatattttattaattattaaaatgataaaattgtagtttataatataatacatattaAAATTGCCCTACGAAACAAATTATGTctaacaaattaaaatatattgtttattaCCTACATGTCAAAATCTCAATTCTCATAAGGTCATCTCCCGTCttaatatcatatcaaaaaattttaaaactcgtcacttttaaaattttcacccACAATCATCATAAtcccaaaaaaacaaaaaaaaaactttttcttGGCCCCATTGTCCCCCTTCCCATTATCTCAACCAAAACGAATTAAGTTCTAAGTTTTGAATGTTTAATTTTGAATCCATGAACGCACTAAACCAATAAtggtttgtttttttaaaaaccaaTATAAACAAACCTCTCATGTACTCtaaggtatagtttggtacacatgataggataaacatgtgatatataatataaatgtaagttaatgataaataagatgtaggatattatatttaatgtttggtatgaccttatcataataaattttataatttcaaatttgtgGTTTGaattcatatttcttatctgttcatgcgccgacagtacttgaatgatttatttatttttacctaattttatatattatataatatgataattgagccattgattttgtgactcaagtcaaatatcaatttttaaggttcatcgagtgatattaataattttattgagatttataaaaatcatttatataattatctcgagttcatttatataattatcatattataaaatatatataaataaataaaaatatttatttgattgggCCGTTAAATGAGAGAACGAtaatgtttaagatttttatatattgatggCAATTAAGtaatttgtggtgtttttatcattaaattaaaattatcacatctcataaaagagatattttattcttgtataaaattattgatCACGGACTCATGATATTATCATGAGCTTTCTAAAAATGTACTAAACGTGAGATAAGGAAGATTGATTATCAATCTTCTCTTATTTcttgtaccaaactatacctaaAGGATTGTAGGCAGAATTAAACCACTGAAacaacttaattaatttattttgttacgTGTAAACTCAACTAGGTTGTCACGTGCTATTTCATACAATAAAATTGACTTATGAAACagtctcatatgagtttttgtgtttaagTTAAGTTTGTTCAAATCAGAGATTTAATGACTttagtgatttttttaaatgatagacttttatggatttgacAGATTTTTATTGAGTTTCATACAATCTTATAGACTTACAAATAGAAATACATCGACTTTTTGTAGACTTTTTATAGATGtttataaactttttcatatatacatgaatttatatacttttaattatatattattattttattgatttatttgaactaataattattttacttaaataacatatataaataaaaatatgataacttATAGAGAAAATacaagaaaagaatttaaaaataaaattttaattatatttaaaaatcaatttttattaaaaaaatttaattgataatttatattttatttattaaaattttattattattttcaattttatgaactttttaaaatcaaaagtcTATTTCGAAACcactgaaaaatatataaaaacaaaattcgATTAATAGACTTTTAAATTCTAGTGAATAATTGAAAGTCAAGTCAAATTGCATTTCTCTTCGTAGTCTGATTATCCTCAGTCTGATAGCTATATGAGATGGCGATGAAACGTGCTGTAACTTCGGCCATTCGGGCTTTTACTTCTCCTTCAGTTATCATCAGAGGTCTGCATGTAAGAATTTTTTCCCAGGATCTCAGCTTTAACAATCGCTCCACCAttgtaaaattttgtttaatttgtatttatataCATGATCTCCGATTGACTCCTCTGCTCTGAGTTCATCGGCTTTGATTTTCGATATCTGGGGCGTTTGATCGATGATGTAGAGTTTTACTAAACTGGTCAGGCCAAGTGTGCGGTCGGTGGACCGTATTTATTTGGCGTATAAGTAGCACGTTGCGAGGCGAATGTAAAAAAGGATAAAACGAAAAAACAGCAACAGCCGTATTTTGCTTCAGAACATATAAAgccttattattttttattattattgagtattAAAATGGCTAATGCCACATTTTAAATACCAAAAATCAAATGTGATGTGCCTGTCCTGTCCTTTCCTCAACCTCCTCTTGCTCCAATTAAGTGTGGATAGAGGAAATTGGTCCACTGGGGATTAACGTTTTTATGGGGGCAAAATAATCTTTTTAGAGAAAACTAGGTGTAATTGCTTATGATTGAACATCGCATTACAAATTCATTTAGATGCCACACATTGTTTCTTTTTTAAAGTGTCTTGACCGGCAAAGGTCCCAACTCTAGTTTATATACTTAGGCTTCACCTGGAAGCAAGAAGATAGTGGGGGTATTTTACAATGCAAATGAGTATGCTTCCTTGAATCCCAATTTCTTGGGGTGTGTTGAGAATGCATTGGGCATACGTGAATGGCTAGAATCCAAAGGGCACCAGTATATTGTTACTGCCGACAAGGATGGACCGGATAGTGGTAAGTAAACATATTACTATCAGTGTCATCATGTCATAGTTTTGGGACATAACTCATGGTTTTAGAAGAATCACGCACAAAATTTGAAGTACCGATATGATATGGCTATTAACATGTTGTCCATTGACATAAATCAAACGTTTAAAATTCACTCGTATAAACAGAGAACAgtaattttatggtaattttTCCAAATCAAATTATTGAGATTCACAACTATTATTCCTCGCCTcctaaataaattatgaaaaagtCCAGGGAGTATTTGTGCAGGTTGAATATTTATTCCTAAACTAAGTTCTTTTGGTTCGATGCCGTCTGGCAGAGCTTGAGAAACACATACCCGATCTCCATGTGCTGATAAGTACCCCCTTCCATCCTGCATATGTGACTGCTGAAAGGATCAAGAAAGCAAAAAATCTGCAACTTTTGCTCACAGCAGGAATCGGCTCGGATCATATTGATCTAAAAGCTGCTGCTGATGCTGGTTTGACTGTGGCAGAGGTCACTGGAAGCAATGTCGTTTCAGTTGCAGAAGATGAACTCATGAGGATTCTCATTCTGACCCGGAATTTTTTGCCTGGCCACCATCAAGTTATCAGTGGTGATTGGAATGTTGCAGCTATCGCTTACCGAGCATATGATCTTGAAGGTAAGACTGTTGGAACAGTTGGAGCTGGACGTATCGGAAAGCTTTTGCTACAGAGGCTGAAACCTTTCAACTGTAATCTACTCTACCATGATCGTCTTAAGATGGATCCAGAGTTAGAAAATCAAATTGGAGCTAAGTACGAGGAAGATCTCGATGCGATGCTTCCAAAATGTGACATAATTGTTATAAACACGCCTCTCACTGAAAAAACCAAGTAAGATACTGATATTATGCCGTATTTAAAATTTAGGCACAAAATCCATGATCGTTTTTTTTACTCAAATAGCTGTGCTACTAAGATATACTCTCCCCAACTCTGTCCCGATTTATCATACCAAACATGGAAGATGAGTTGTCTTTGTGTTTACCCATCATTTCTAGAGGGTTGTTTGACAAAGAAAGGATAGCCAAGCTGAAAAAGGGGGTGTTGATTGTGAACAATGCAAGAGGTGCAATCATGGATACACAAGCAGTTGCTGATGCCTGCTCCAGTGGTCATATTGCTGGTAATATTATCAAAACCATAAAGACATCATGAATTAGTTTTACTTGAGCTGTTAGCATTTTCGAGCAGCCTTAATTGTCATTCATCCTTTTCGGTCTCTTCAGTTTCATCTCATCCATTAGTCAAACCAAGGGAATGGCCATTGACAAAATCTTTCATCTCGTCCATGAGTCAAACTAAGGGAATgatctgttagagtagatgccctgcaagtcaactgttgactagggattNCCTTCGATGAATTAATGGTTTATTAGTGATAATGCATTATCAAGGAAATATGTGGGTGCTAAATCGAAATTGAAACCAGGAAAATGAAACAGATGAACGGGGATATTTACTTGTTTTTTCTTAAACCACTATTTCCATGGTGAATTTAGGCTACAGTGGAGACGTCTGGTACCCACAACCAGCTCCAAAGGATCACCCTTGGCGTTACATGCCAAACCAAGCTATGACACCTCATATATCTGGAACTACAATTGATGCACAGGTATGGTACTGGCTCTTTTTTATAAGACATGCCATCTTCAGATGAAAACATATATTTACTcctttttatataattaaacttGAATAAACGTGATCTTGCAGTTGCGTTACGCTGCTGGAACAAAGGACATGCTTGAGGCGTATTTCAAGGGAGAGGAATTTTTTCCGCAGAATTACATTGTCAAGGATGGAGAACTGGCGACTCAGTATCGGTAGATGGCCTCGGTGGTGTTGGATTTGGTTACATTGGTCTGTGGTTGCTGTATAGGCGATCTGAATAAATTGacctgtattttttttt of the Primulina huaijiensis isolate GDHJ02 chromosome 1, ASM1229523v2, whole genome shotgun sequence genome contains:
- the LOC140973293 gene encoding formate dehydrogenase, mitochondrial: MAMKRAVTSAIRAFTSPSVIIRGLHASPGSKKIVGVFYNANEYASLNPNFLGCVENALGIREWLESKGHQYIVTADKDGPDSELEKHIPDLHVLISTPFHPAYVTAERIKKAKNLQLLLTAGIGSDHIDLKAAADAGLTVAEVTGSNVVSVAEDELMRILILTRNFLPGHHQVISGDWNVAAIAYRAYDLEGKTVGTVGAGRIGKLLLQRLKPFNCNLLYHDRLKMDPELENQIGAKYEEDLDAMLPKCDIIVINTPLTEKTKGLFDKERIAKLKKGVLIVNNARGAIMDTQAVADACSSGHIAGYSGDVWYPQPAPKDHPWRYMPNQAMTPHISGTTIDAQLRYAAGTKDMLEAYFKGEEFFPQNYIVKDGELATQYR